In Phenylobacterium koreense, one DNA window encodes the following:
- a CDS encoding SDR family NAD(P)-dependent oxidoreductase has protein sequence MRENLEGKAAIVFGGSRGIGAAIAVRLAQEGADVALTYVSSPDRAAATAKLIEAEGRTALPLHADSADADAVQAAARQAAERLGRLDIAVINAGVLALGAIEDASLADLDRSLEINLRGVFLAIQAAQKHMGAGGRIITIGSNTANRAVAGSSIYGMTKSAVGALVRSAALDLAPRGITVNNVQPGPIRTDMTREAIDWLVPRIPLGRVGEPEEVGGLVAYLARPETGYMTGASITVDGGMSL, from the coding sequence ATGCGTGAGAATCTCGAAGGCAAGGCGGCGATCGTGTTCGGCGGATCGCGGGGCATCGGTGCGGCGATCGCCGTGCGACTGGCCCAGGAAGGCGCGGACGTGGCGTTGACCTATGTGTCGTCCCCCGACAGAGCGGCGGCGACCGCCAAGTTGATCGAGGCCGAGGGGCGGACCGCCCTGCCCCTGCACGCCGACAGCGCCGATGCGGACGCCGTACAGGCCGCCGCGCGCCAGGCGGCCGAACGCCTCGGGCGCCTGGACATCGCAGTGATCAACGCCGGCGTGCTGGCTCTGGGCGCGATCGAGGACGCGAGCCTGGCGGACCTGGACCGCAGCCTGGAGATCAACCTGCGGGGCGTGTTCCTGGCGATCCAGGCGGCGCAGAAGCACATGGGCGCGGGCGGGCGGATCATCACCATCGGCAGCAATACGGCCAATCGCGCGGTCGCCGGTTCGAGCATCTACGGCATGACCAAATCGGCGGTCGGGGCGCTGGTGCGCTCGGCGGCGCTCGACCTCGCGCCGCGAGGGATCACGGTCAACAACGTCCAACCCGGCCCGATCCGCACCGACATGACCCGAGAGGCGATCGACTGGCTGGTCCCGCGCATTCCGCTGGGCCGGGTCGGGGAGCCGGAAGAGGTCGGCGGGCTGGTGGCCTATCTGGCGCGGCCGGAGACCGGGTACATGACCGGGGCGAGCATCACGGTGGATGGCGGGATGTCGCTTTAG
- a CDS encoding peptidylprolyl isomerase, with translation MIRTIAITAALLAAAPAQAADWRTLDPDDTLVIDTSKGRIVVEMAPQVAPKAVERVKLLTREGVYDGLLFHRVIENFVDQTGNPNNRDGGVSVHPDLPPEFTFRLKPEDGAKMVVRATDRVAGFLGSLPIEGASDLEAQNAAGGGRRAWGAYCPGVAGMGRQAAEDTANSEIFFMRAASRRLDRDYTPWGRAVIGLDVIRAMTVGEPPAQPDRMIRVRVAADLPPAERPKVEVMNERGEAFAALAARVRQEKGADFSICDIDLPARMN, from the coding sequence ATGATCCGGACGATCGCCATCACCGCCGCCCTCCTCGCCGCAGCTCCAGCCCAGGCCGCCGACTGGCGAACACTCGATCCCGACGACACCTTGGTCATCGACACCTCCAAGGGCCGGATCGTGGTCGAGATGGCGCCGCAGGTCGCGCCCAAGGCGGTGGAGCGGGTCAAGCTCCTGACCAGGGAAGGCGTCTATGACGGCCTGCTGTTCCATCGGGTCATCGAGAACTTCGTCGACCAGACGGGCAACCCCAACAACCGCGACGGCGGGGTCTCGGTTCATCCGGACCTGCCACCGGAATTCACATTTCGGCTGAAGCCGGAGGACGGGGCGAAGATGGTCGTCCGCGCGACCGACAGGGTGGCGGGGTTTCTGGGCTCCCTGCCGATTGAGGGCGCCTCCGACCTGGAGGCCCAGAACGCGGCGGGCGGCGGTCGCAGGGCCTGGGGCGCCTACTGCCCCGGTGTGGCCGGCATGGGCCGGCAGGCGGCCGAGGACACGGCCAACTCCGAGATCTTCTTCATGCGCGCGGCGAGCCGGCGGCTCGACCGGGACTACACGCCCTGGGGCCGGGCGGTGATCGGGCTGGACGTCATCCGCGCCATGACGGTGGGCGAGCCGCCGGCGCAGCCGGACCGGATGATCCGCGTGCGGGTCGCCGCCGACCTTCCGCCGGCCGAGCGCCCGAAGGTCGAGGTGATGAACGAGCGCGGCGAGGCCTTCGCGGCCCTGGCCGCCCGGGTTCGCCAGGAGAAGGGCGCGGACTTCTCAATCTGCGATATTGATCTTCCCGCAAGGATGAACTGA
- a CDS encoding MFS transporter, whose translation MIAPARPFGQKYAFVAAGVVFAALMAAAGLRSAPGVLMLPLERAFGWDRGAISAAAAVGIFLYGLTGPFAAALMQSFGVRRTVTLALVTMAASTALSSLMSEPWQYVATWGVMTGVGSGAVAMVLGATVVNRWFVERRGLMMGLLSASTATGSLIFLPGMAALAEAGGWRPVVLAVAAVMALLVPVVWFLLPETPAAIGQKPYGAPADYQAPQAGGAGALRGAFGALFRAARTRTFWLLFAGFFVCGLTTNGLVGVHMIAMCADYGLPETRAAGLLALMGIFDLIGTTASGWLTDRYDPRKLLFVYYGLRGLSLMALPFTDFSFLALSAFAVFYGLDWIATVPPTVRLATEAFGDRDGPIVFGWIAAGHQAGAATAAITAGVIRASQGRYLEAFVLAGLAGLVAAVASIMIRRGAAEPAFA comes from the coding sequence ATGATAGCCCCGGCCCGTCCCTTTGGCCAGAAATACGCGTTCGTCGCCGCGGGCGTGGTGTTCGCCGCCCTGATGGCCGCCGCAGGCCTGCGTTCGGCGCCCGGCGTGCTGATGCTACCGCTGGAGCGGGCCTTCGGCTGGGACAGAGGCGCGATCTCGGCGGCCGCGGCGGTGGGCATCTTCCTCTATGGCCTGACCGGTCCGTTCGCCGCGGCCCTGATGCAGTCCTTCGGCGTGCGCCGCACCGTCACCCTGGCCCTGGTGACGATGGCGGCCTCGACGGCGCTCTCCTCGCTGATGAGCGAGCCCTGGCAGTACGTGGCGACCTGGGGCGTGATGACCGGCGTCGGCTCCGGCGCGGTGGCCATGGTGCTGGGCGCGACCGTCGTGAATCGCTGGTTCGTCGAGCGTCGCGGCCTGATGATGGGGCTGCTCAGCGCTTCTACGGCCACCGGCTCGCTGATCTTCCTGCCGGGCATGGCCGCCCTGGCCGAGGCCGGCGGCTGGCGCCCGGTGGTGCTGGCGGTCGCCGCGGTGATGGCGCTCCTGGTCCCCGTCGTCTGGTTCCTGCTGCCCGAGACGCCTGCCGCCATCGGCCAGAAGCCCTATGGCGCGCCCGCCGACTATCAGGCCCCGCAGGCCGGCGGGGCAGGAGCCCTGCGCGGCGCGTTCGGCGCGCTCTTCCGGGCGGCGCGCACGCGCACCTTCTGGCTGCTGTTCGCCGGCTTCTTCGTCTGCGGCCTGACCACCAACGGCCTGGTGGGCGTGCACATGATCGCCATGTGCGCCGACTACGGCCTGCCCGAGACCCGCGCCGCCGGCCTCCTGGCGCTGATGGGGATCTTCGATCTGATCGGCACCACCGCTTCGGGCTGGCTCACCGACCGCTACGACCCGCGCAAGCTGCTCTTCGTCTATTACGGGCTACGCGGCCTCTCGCTGATGGCCCTGCCGTTCACCGATTTCTCGTTCCTGGCGCTCAGCGCCTTCGCCGTCTTCTACGGCCTGGACTGGATCGCCACCGTGCCGCCGACTGTCAGGCTGGCCACAGAGGCCTTTGGCGACCGCGACGGGCCCATCGTCTTCGGCTGGATCGCCGCAGGCCACCAGGCGGGCGCGGCGACGGCCGCGATCACTGCCGGCGTCATCCGCGCGAGCCAGGGGCGCTACCTGGAAGCCTTCGTCCTGGCGGGCCTGGCCGGCCTCGTCGCAGCGGTCGCCTCGATCATGATCCGCCGAGGCGCGGCCGAGCCGGCATTCGCCTAG
- a CDS encoding GIN domain-containing protein yields the protein MIRVLLLIAVAGLFVGAAALGGAAALGGPELASRHWEWFAWHDHDGRHFERGRRDRDWGPPSSPKRQEANEATRELTWDGSTRAIFDVPASIEFVQAAAGPGKVTITGPKELVDQVRLSGGRLSLAKSPPEYVRLRIAIAAPAITEFEIGGDNRLEIRDFKQGRLSISASGSAEVLASGQARELVLDLSGSGEADLADLVNDAARAKVSGAAEAVIAPREAANLDISGSASVRLVTHPKRLETDVTGAGSIIFEDGSRASSPSDAEEEEARKA from the coding sequence ATGATCCGCGTCCTCCTCCTCATCGCCGTGGCCGGCCTCTTCGTCGGCGCCGCGGCCCTCGGCGGCGCGGCCGCCCTCGGTGGGCCGGAACTCGCCAGCCGTCATTGGGAGTGGTTCGCCTGGCACGACCACGACGGCCGTCATTTCGAGCGAGGCCGCCGCGACCGCGACTGGGGGCCCCCCTCCTCGCCCAAGCGCCAGGAGGCCAACGAGGCGACCCGCGAACTGACCTGGGACGGCTCGACCCGCGCGATCTTCGACGTGCCGGCCAGCATCGAGTTCGTCCAGGCCGCCGCCGGGCCGGGCAAGGTCACCATCACCGGGCCGAAGGAGCTGGTCGATCAGGTGCGCCTCTCGGGCGGCCGGCTCAGCCTCGCCAAGTCGCCGCCGGAATATGTCCGCCTGCGCATCGCCATCGCCGCCCCCGCGATCACCGAGTTCGAGATCGGCGGCGACAACCGCCTGGAGATCCGCGACTTCAAGCAGGGGCGGCTGTCCATCTCGGCCAGCGGTTCGGCCGAGGTCCTGGCCAGCGGCCAGGCCCGGGAACTGGTGCTCGACCTTTCCGGCTCGGGCGAGGCCGACCTCGCCGACCTGGTCAACGACGCGGCCAGGGCCAAGGTCTCCGGTGCGGCCGAAGCGGTCATCGCCCCGCGCGAGGCGGCCAACCTCGACATCTCCGGTTCGGCCTCCGTGCGGCTGGTCACTCACCCCAAGCGCCTCGAAACCGACGTCACCGGCGCCGGCTCGATCATCTTCGAGGACGGCAGCCGCGCCAGCAGCCCCTCCGACGCGGAGGAGGAGGAAGCCCGCAAGGCGTAG
- a CDS encoding PadR family transcriptional regulator, with protein sequence MVETVQVQLKKGVLELCVLALLSRHDSYAYEIASQLAEGIDMGEGTIYPLMRRMQSDGLVETYLVESPAGPPRKYYKLTEAGRVSFSAQKAEWAAFSRAVESILGDAE encoded by the coding sequence GTGGTCGAAACCGTACAGGTCCAACTGAAGAAGGGAGTGCTCGAGCTCTGCGTGCTCGCCTTGCTCTCCCGACACGACAGCTACGCCTACGAGATCGCGAGCCAGTTGGCCGAGGGGATCGATATGGGCGAGGGGACGATCTATCCGTTGATGCGGCGGATGCAGAGCGATGGGCTGGTCGAGACCTATCTGGTCGAGAGCCCCGCCGGACCGCCGCGCAAGTACTACAAGCTTACGGAGGCGGGGAGGGTTAGCTTCTCCGCACAAAAGGCGGAATGGGCAGCCTTTTCTCGGGCTGTCGAGAGCATTCTGGGAGACGCCGAATGA
- a CDS encoding TetR/AcrR family transcriptional regulator encodes MSQPKPTPPRAADKIFETARDLFYREGIRAVGVDEIVARAGVTKPSLYRTFKSKDELAAAVMRRAADGFWDYFEAAAKQHPGDPRAQILTFCDELAVRARKDGYRGCPLTNAVVEYPEHGHPARTEAQNHKAELRTRLRAMAAEMGAADAQGLGDALLLLIEGAYISTQLFDEDRPSNGLAAAAERLISAYAG; translated from the coding sequence ATGAGCCAGCCGAAACCCACGCCCCCGCGCGCCGCCGACAAGATCTTCGAAACCGCCCGTGACCTCTTCTATCGCGAGGGCATCCGCGCGGTGGGCGTCGATGAGATCGTCGCCAGGGCCGGGGTGACCAAGCCGAGCCTCTACCGGACCTTCAAGTCCAAGGACGAGCTGGCCGCGGCGGTCATGCGCCGGGCCGCCGATGGCTTCTGGGACTATTTCGAAGCCGCCGCGAAACAGCATCCGGGCGACCCGCGGGCGCAGATCCTGACTTTCTGCGACGAACTGGCCGTCCGCGCGCGCAAGGACGGCTACCGCGGCTGCCCGCTGACCAACGCGGTGGTCGAGTATCCCGAGCACGGCCACCCGGCGCGGACCGAAGCCCAGAACCACAAGGCCGAACTGCGGACCCGCCTGCGGGCCATGGCCGCAGAGATGGGCGCTGCGGACGCGCAAGGCCTCGGCGACGCCCTGCTGCTGCTGATCGAAGGCGCCTACATCTCGACCCAGCTCTTCGACGAGGACCGGCCGTCGAATGGCCTCGCTGCGGCGGCCGAGCGGCTGATCTCGGCGTATGCGGGCTAG
- a CDS encoding TetR/AcrR family transcriptional regulator — protein sequence MARPKTFDRDDALDAAIGVFREHGFEGTSAQMLVGAMQIGRQSLYDTFGDKWRLYCEAVERYTQREALAHREALNHGPKAIDGLNAAIARVVEQAGQACLGVGSVCEFGRAHDDLSRLHQSADRALSSAFAEQIARAQAQGNVAASIVPEEAAGFLLANIAGIRIAARAGAGRDQLRALGELAIRALR from the coding sequence ATGGCCAGGCCCAAGACATTCGACCGGGATGACGCGCTCGACGCCGCGATCGGGGTGTTTCGCGAGCATGGGTTCGAGGGGACCTCGGCCCAGATGCTGGTGGGCGCGATGCAGATCGGCCGCCAGAGCCTGTACGACACCTTCGGCGACAAATGGCGGCTCTATTGCGAGGCGGTCGAGCGGTACACGCAGCGCGAGGCGCTGGCGCATCGCGAGGCGCTGAACCACGGGCCGAAGGCCATCGACGGGCTGAACGCCGCGATCGCCCGGGTGGTCGAGCAAGCCGGTCAGGCTTGCCTGGGCGTCGGGTCGGTCTGCGAATTCGGACGCGCCCACGACGATCTCAGCCGGCTGCATCAGAGCGCCGACCGCGCCCTCTCCTCGGCCTTCGCCGAGCAGATCGCGCGGGCGCAGGCGCAGGGCAACGTGGCCGCTTCCATCGTTCCGGAAGAGGCCGCAGGCTTCCTGCTGGCGAATATCGCCGGCATCCGGATCGCGGCGCGGGCCGGGGCCGGGCGCGACCAGCTTCGAGCACTGGGAGAGCTGGCGATCAGGGCGCTTCGATGA
- a CDS encoding DUF1700 domain-containing protein — MNRQAFIDRLRLGLSGLPAVAIAEAVADYEAHFAEGVAASRTEEEVAAALGDPTRLARELRAEIGLKKWEEQRNPTSAVSAVFAVLGLGAIDLLILLPILMTVASVLFGLIVAVGAVFLGGGFMFAAGPFLDPPGGPAAALLGGIGLMALSASVGAILTIVVIGMVNALVWYGRLHYRLLKPAIEPVSAQGATP; from the coding sequence ATGAACCGTCAGGCCTTCATCGACCGATTGCGGCTCGGCCTGTCGGGCCTGCCTGCAGTGGCGATCGCCGAAGCCGTCGCCGACTATGAGGCTCACTTCGCCGAAGGCGTCGCGGCCAGTCGCACCGAAGAGGAGGTGGCCGCTGCGCTTGGCGATCCGACCCGCCTCGCCCGCGAGCTGCGCGCCGAGATCGGCCTGAAGAAATGGGAGGAGCAGCGCAACCCGACCTCCGCCGTCAGCGCCGTCTTCGCCGTTCTCGGCCTCGGCGCCATCGACCTGCTGATCCTGCTGCCGATCCTCATGACCGTCGCCAGCGTGCTCTTCGGCCTGATCGTCGCGGTCGGGGCGGTGTTCCTCGGCGGCGGCTTCATGTTCGCGGCCGGGCCGTTCCTGGATCCACCGGGCGGGCCGGCCGCGGCCCTGCTGGGCGGCATCGGCCTGATGGCCCTGTCGGCCTCGGTCGGGGCCATCCTGACCATCGTGGTCATCGGCATGGTCAATGCCCTCGTCTGGTACGGGCGCCTTCACTACCGGCTGCTGAAGCCGGCCATCGAACCTGTCTCCGCCCAAGGAGCGACCCCATGA
- a CDS encoding arylesterase encodes MRETPIPSPTRRILLAGALAAIPLPSLAQARPVITMLGDSITAGFGLPASAALPAQLQAQLRRLGSAALVRGAGVSGDTTAGGLARVDFSVQRDTTLCVVALGGNDLLQGIDPRRSQANLDKIVARLKARKIKVLLAGLNPPTVIGRGYAREFQAIFPAVAKAHRVPLYPNLLAGVGQTPRLNQRDGFHPNSQGVTVIARGLAPVVLKALGRG; translated from the coding sequence ATGCGCGAGACACCCATACCGTCCCCGACACGCCGAATTCTGCTGGCCGGCGCCCTGGCGGCGATCCCGCTGCCGAGCCTGGCCCAGGCCCGCCCGGTGATCACCATGCTGGGGGATTCGATCACCGCCGGGTTTGGCCTGCCGGCGAGCGCGGCCCTGCCCGCGCAACTTCAGGCGCAGCTTCGGCGGCTCGGCTCTGCGGCGCTGGTGCGCGGCGCCGGGGTTTCCGGCGACACCACGGCCGGCGGCCTGGCGCGGGTCGACTTCAGCGTCCAGCGCGACACCACGCTCTGCGTCGTCGCTCTGGGCGGCAACGACCTTTTGCAGGGGATCGACCCCAGACGCAGCCAGGCCAATCTGGACAAGATCGTCGCTCGCCTGAAAGCACGCAAAATCAAGGTTCTGCTGGCAGGTCTTAACCCACCGACGGTGATCGGCCGCGGCTATGCCCGCGAGTTCCAGGCGATCTTCCCGGCCGTGGCCAAGGCTCATCGCGTGCCGCTCTATCCGAACCTGCTGGCCGGCGTGGGACAGACGCCGCGCCTGAACCAGCGGGACGGCTTTCACCCCAACAGCCAAGGCGTCACGGTCATCGCCCGAGGGCTGGCGCCGGTGGTCCTGAAGGCGCTGGGGCGGGGTTAG